In the genome of Calliopsis andreniformis isolate RMS-2024a chromosome 10, iyCalAndr_principal, whole genome shotgun sequence, one region contains:
- the LOC143184984 gene encoding mitochondrial coenzyme A diphosphatase NUDT8, which yields MKLSACVLRCLQRNFSVESQKDLGAVCLEQLRPEVVLSASSRDAFTKRFKGHGIEKSTDENVNRAAVLVPLCKHKGELGFLYTLRSTRLSSNRGQVSFPGGMHDEKDRDLEETALRETWEELKIPREVVDVWVSGNMMDKKDVKVMPVFGYIGDVEPEKLEINRSEVEEAFFVSLRLLCDPSLCKFTQFRNHYTLPAYLGGKHRVWGFTAALTHLVLNALVPDVYKHELVYLRPILPRIKSKVKDNVRTSWT from the exons ATGAAACTCTCTGCTTGTGTTTTACGCTGTTTGCAGCGTAATTTC TCCGTGGAATCGCAGAAGGACCTTGGCGCCGTCTGTTTGGAGCAGCTGAGACCGGAAGTGGTGCTCAGCGCGAGCAGTCGCGACGCTTTTACCAAGAGGTTCAAGGGTCACGGGATCGAGAAGTCGACCGACGAAAACGTGAACCGCGCCGCGGTTTTGGTCCCGCTATGCAAGCACAAGGGCGAGCTGGGCTTCCTCTACACGCTGAGGTCGACGAGACTGTCCTCGAACCGAGGTCAGGTCTCTTTTCCTGGAGGCATGCACGATGAGAAGGATCGAGACCTGGAGGAGACAGCGTTGCGCGAAACGTGGGAGGAGCTGAAGATCCCTAGGGAAGTGGTTGACGTGTGGGTTTCTGGTAACATGATGGACAAGAAGGATGTTAAGGTGATGCCTGTTTTCGGGTACATCGGGGACGTCGAGCCTGAGAAGCTTGAAATCAATCGGAGCGAAGTTGAGGAGGCCTTTTTCGTTAGTCTCAGACTCTTGTGCGACCCTTCGTTATGTAAATTCACTCAGTTTCGGAATCATTATACTTTGCCTGCGTATTTGGGAGGGAAACATCGTGTTTGGGGTTTTACTGCCGCTTTGACGCACTTGGTTTTGAACGCTCTTGTACCTGATGTCTACAAGCACGAGCTTGTGTACCTGAGACCGATCTTACCGCGGATCAAAAGTAAGGTTAAGGATAATGTTCGTACGTCTTGGACGTGA
- the LOC143184983 gene encoding peptidyl-prolyl cis-trans isomerase sig-7 isoform X1 yields the protein MAVVIETTIGDFTVDLYTDERPQTCRNFLKLCKLKYYNWNLFHSVQSNFIAQTGDPTGTGKGGESVYGTVLGEKARYYEAEQMPKIKHDRTGLLSMVNCGSNMLGSQFFITLAPELQSLDGEHCVFGEIAEGLEIILKFNETICDGDHRPYQDIRISHTVILEDPFEDPKGFIVPDQSPPPTRECLMSDRIGADEVIDDTAGMTVEEVMEMQKEKEAKARATILEIVGDIPDAEMAPPENVLFVCKLNPVTNDDDLEIIFSRFGKIVGCEVIRDRQTGDSLQYAFIEFAERKSCEEAYFKMDNVLIDDRRIHVDFSQSVAKMRWRGKGKGIQYFDDKDKPGTENREKVGSRNRQRDEGRDEGRDRRDHERRHKEEIVEHRKHERRKEAHREDSEYSRNGGKYLDKEKYREGKYREGSRERYEYEARHKKEKKQRSRDRSRDQSRERNRDRSRGRSQDRSRDTNRGKKEKLKEHKHSKKHDNEKKRKERDSSESDSDSPRRGKHEEKHSNHKKKRYRDRSAEKHGKSEKYKQKKR from the exons ATGGCGGTTGTAATAGAAACTACTATAGGAGACTTCACCGTCGATTTGTACACAGACGAACGTCCACAAA CGTGTCGTAACTTTCTGAAACTATGCAAGCTGAAGTACTACAATTGGAATTTATTCCACTCCGTGCAGAGCAATTTTATTGCTCAGACTGGCGATCCCACTGGCACTGGGAAAGGTGGAGAGAGCGTCTATGGGACAGTGTTAGGTGAGAAAGCTCGATATTACGAGGCAGAGCAAATGCCAAAGATAAAGCATGATAGAACTGGTTTATTGTCTATGGTCAATTGCGGTAGCAACATGCTTGGGTCTCAGTTCTTTATTACCCTTGCTCCTGAGCTTCAGTCATTGGATGGAGAACATTGTGTGTTCGGTGAAATAGCAGAAGGATTGGAAATTATATTGAAATTTAACGAAACTATCTGTGATGGGGATCATAGACCTTATCAAGATATACGTATCTCTCATACCGTCATCTTGGAGGATCCCTTCGAGGATCCCAAAGGTTTTATTGTACCTGACCAGAGTCCACCACCCACGAGAGAATGTCTGATG AGCGATAGAATTGGAGCTGACGAGGTAATAGATGATACAGCTGGCATGACAGTGGAAGAAGTTATGGAAAtgcagaaagagaaagaggcgAAAGCAAGAGCTACGATACTGGAAATTGTAGGAGATATTCCGGATGCAGAGATGGCCCCTCCTGAAAATGTTCTTTTTGTTTGTAAACTGAACCCTGTAACGAACGATGACGATCTGGAAATCATTTTCAGTAGATTTGGGAAGATTGTTGG TTGCGAAGTAATCAGAGATAGACAAACTGGCGATTCTCTGCAATATGCATTTATCGAATTCGCAGAACGCAAGAGCTGCGAGGAGGCTTACTTTAAGATGGACAATGTCCTCATCGACGATCGCCGTATTCATGTAGACTTTTCTCAGTCAGTAGCCAAGATGAGATGGAGGGGCAAGGGTAAAGGAATACAGTACTTCGATGACAAAGACAAACCTGGTACAGAAAATCGAGAAAAAGTAGGCTCAAGGAACAGACAAAGAGACGAAGGCAGGGACGAGGGAAGAGATCGAAGAGATCACGAAAGGAGACACAAGGAAGAGATAGTGGAGCACAGAAAGCACGAACGCAGGAAAGAGGCTCACCGAGAAGACTCAGAGTATTCACGAAATGGGGGAAAGTACTTGGACAAGGAGAAGTACAGGGAGGGGAAGTATCGCGAGGGTTCGCGAGAGAGATACGAGTACGAAGCCAGACACAAAAAGGAGAAGAAGCAGAGAAGTAGAGACAGAAGCAGGGATCAAAGCAGAGAGAGGAACAGAGACAGAAGTCGAGGTCGAAGTCAAGATAGAAGTAGAGACACTAATCGAGGTAAaaaggaaaagttgaaagaaCATAAGCATAGTAAAAAGCACGATAACGAGAAGAAGAGGAAAGAGAGGGATAGCTCTGAGTCAGACAGCGATAGTCCCAGGCGAGGGAAGCACGAGGAAAAGCACTCGAATCACAAGAAGAAGCGCTACAGAGACAGATCCGCAGAGAAACATGGAAAGTCAGAGAAGTACAAGCAGAAGAAGAGATAA
- the LOC143184983 gene encoding peptidyl-prolyl cis-trans isomerase-like 4 isoform X2 has protein sequence MQAEVLQLEFIPLRAEQFYCSDWRSHWHWERWRERLWDSVSNMLGSQFFITLAPELQSLDGEHCVFGEIAEGLEIILKFNETICDGDHRPYQDIRISHTVILEDPFEDPKGFIVPDQSPPPTRECLMSDRIGADEVIDDTAGMTVEEVMEMQKEKEAKARATILEIVGDIPDAEMAPPENVLFVCKLNPVTNDDDLEIIFSRFGKIVGCEVIRDRQTGDSLQYAFIEFAERKSCEEAYFKMDNVLIDDRRIHVDFSQSVAKMRWRGKGKGIQYFDDKDKPGTENREKVGSRNRQRDEGRDEGRDRRDHERRHKEEIVEHRKHERRKEAHREDSEYSRNGGKYLDKEKYREGKYREGSRERYEYEARHKKEKKQRSRDRSRDQSRERNRDRSRGRSQDRSRDTNRGKKEKLKEHKHSKKHDNEKKRKERDSSESDSDSPRRGKHEEKHSNHKKKRYRDRSAEKHGKSEKYKQKKR, from the exons ATGCAAGCTGAAGTACTACAATTGGAATTTATTCCACTCCGTGCAGAGCAATTTTATTGCTCAGACTGGCGATCCCACTGGCACTGGGAAAGGTGGAGAGAGCGTCTATGGGACAGTGTTAG CAACATGCTTGGGTCTCAGTTCTTTATTACCCTTGCTCCTGAGCTTCAGTCATTGGATGGAGAACATTGTGTGTTCGGTGAAATAGCAGAAGGATTGGAAATTATATTGAAATTTAACGAAACTATCTGTGATGGGGATCATAGACCTTATCAAGATATACGTATCTCTCATACCGTCATCTTGGAGGATCCCTTCGAGGATCCCAAAGGTTTTATTGTACCTGACCAGAGTCCACCACCCACGAGAGAATGTCTGATG AGCGATAGAATTGGAGCTGACGAGGTAATAGATGATACAGCTGGCATGACAGTGGAAGAAGTTATGGAAAtgcagaaagagaaagaggcgAAAGCAAGAGCTACGATACTGGAAATTGTAGGAGATATTCCGGATGCAGAGATGGCCCCTCCTGAAAATGTTCTTTTTGTTTGTAAACTGAACCCTGTAACGAACGATGACGATCTGGAAATCATTTTCAGTAGATTTGGGAAGATTGTTGG TTGCGAAGTAATCAGAGATAGACAAACTGGCGATTCTCTGCAATATGCATTTATCGAATTCGCAGAACGCAAGAGCTGCGAGGAGGCTTACTTTAAGATGGACAATGTCCTCATCGACGATCGCCGTATTCATGTAGACTTTTCTCAGTCAGTAGCCAAGATGAGATGGAGGGGCAAGGGTAAAGGAATACAGTACTTCGATGACAAAGACAAACCTGGTACAGAAAATCGAGAAAAAGTAGGCTCAAGGAACAGACAAAGAGACGAAGGCAGGGACGAGGGAAGAGATCGAAGAGATCACGAAAGGAGACACAAGGAAGAGATAGTGGAGCACAGAAAGCACGAACGCAGGAAAGAGGCTCACCGAGAAGACTCAGAGTATTCACGAAATGGGGGAAAGTACTTGGACAAGGAGAAGTACAGGGAGGGGAAGTATCGCGAGGGTTCGCGAGAGAGATACGAGTACGAAGCCAGACACAAAAAGGAGAAGAAGCAGAGAAGTAGAGACAGAAGCAGGGATCAAAGCAGAGAGAGGAACAGAGACAGAAGTCGAGGTCGAAGTCAAGATAGAAGTAGAGACACTAATCGAGGTAAaaaggaaaagttgaaagaaCATAAGCATAGTAAAAAGCACGATAACGAGAAGAAGAGGAAAGAGAGGGATAGCTCTGAGTCAGACAGCGATAGTCCCAGGCGAGGGAAGCACGAGGAAAAGCACTCGAATCACAAGAAGAAGCGCTACAGAGACAGATCCGCAGAGAAACATGGAAAGTCAGAGAAGTACAAGCAGAAGAAGAGATAA
- the LOC143184985 gene encoding uncharacterized protein LOC143184985: MTGRSSLRRTGLCLLALLLCSLSSDRNLVVGEPEPVPSELFYRESFINNAENLILLNKLKQVIDERKDMALDEMQMIQSAMEAEAKAKARVPPGDYSAEELPTPNAVVSQVQRSGKRTAIKYMTLCHFKICNMGRKRQLHK, encoded by the exons ATGACGGGAAGGTCCAGCTTAAGAAGGACGGGCCTGTGTCTGCTGGCGCTGTTATTGTGCAGCCTTTCGAGCGACAGGAACCTGGTCGTAGGGGAGCCAGAGCCGGTTCCTTCGGAGCTCTTCTACAGGGAGAGTTTCATTAACAACGCGGAGAATCTC ATATTATTGAACAAACTGAAGCAAGTGATCGACGAAAGAAAGGACATGGCATTAGACGAGATGCAGATGATTCAATCGGCGATGGAGGCAGAGGCGAAAGCCAAGGCGAGAGTACCACCTGGGGATTATTCTGCAGAGGAACTTCCGACACCGAATGCTGTTGTGAGTCAGGTACAGCGTTCGGGAAAGCGAACTGCAATTAAAT ATATGACCCTATGCCACTTCAAGATCTGCAACATGGGGCGCAAGCGGCAGTTGCATAAGTAG